From Melanotaenia boesemani isolate fMelBoe1 chromosome 12, fMelBoe1.pri, whole genome shotgun sequence, a single genomic window includes:
- the LOC121650176 gene encoding protein lifeguard 3-like, with product MTSKTDSPPSYEDALHHPKSGNYPYQSQHGAPLPPPPSYSPSPSMSLGSHGYWGQGGVYPQASMYPGPGFSPSGMPIPTLSAGLPASNLGDMEDYFSTQWESTSIRHAFIRKVYLILTVQLLVTFSVVAVFTFVDPVKLFVIKYPGIYWASFVVYFLVYCILICCKEPRRRFPWNLVLLGVFTLALSYMAGTISSYYETKAVCLAMGITAIVCIAVTIFCFQTKVDFTSCGGFLCIAAVLLMIIGIVTAIVLSFKYVPWLHMLYAAIGAIVYTLFLVYNTQLLIGNRELAISPEEYVYGALSLYVDIVHIFLFILQVSGAATE from the exons ATGACTTCTAAAACTGATAGTCCTCCATCCTATGAGGACGCGTTGCATCATCCCAAGTCTGGTAACTACCCCTACCAGTCACAACATGGTGCCCCTCTTCCCCCACCTCCATCTTACAGCCCCAGCCCCAGCATGAGCCTTGGCTCGCATGGCTACTGGGGCCAGGGGGGCGTCTACCCTCAGGCCAGCATGTATCCAGGCCCTGGCTTCTCTCCATCTGGGATGCCCATACCCACTCTGTCTGCTGGACTGCCTGCTTCCAACCTAG GAGACATGGAAGATTATTTCAGCACCCAGTGGGAAAGCACATCTATTCGGCATGCTTTCATCAGAAAG GTCTACTTGATTTTAACGGTTCAGCTTTTAGTCACCTTTTCAGTTGTTGCTGTCTTTACATTTGT TGACCCAGTGAAGCTGTTTGTCATCAAATACCCTGGCATCTACTGGGCATCTTT TGTggtttattttttggtttaCTGCATTCTCATCTGCTGCAAAGAACCAAG GAGGCGTTTTCCATGGAATCTCGTGCTGCTGGGGGTATTT ACTCTTGCCTTGTCTTACATGGCAGGAACAATTTCAAG CTATTACGAAACAAAAGCTGTGTGTCTGGCTATGGGAATAACAGCAATAGTGTGTATAGCTGTGACAATCTTCTGCTTCCAAACGAAG GTGGACTTCACTTCCTGTGGGGGATTTCTCTGTATCGCTGCGGTTTTGCTCATGATCATTGGGATTGTTACAGCCATTGTGCTCTCCTTTAAATAC GTCCCCTGGCTGCATATGCTCTACGCTGCAATCGGAGCCATTGTTTACACTCTG tttttagtgtACAACACACAGCTTCTTATTGGGAATCGGGAGTTGGCCATCAGCCCAGAGGAGTACGTCTACGGAGCGCTTTCTCTCTACGTTGATATCGTccacatcttcctcttcatccttcaAGTCAGCGGCGCAGCAACCGAATAA
- the gmppaa gene encoding mannose-1-phosphate guanyltransferase alpha-A isoform X1, which translates to MLKAVILIGGPQKGTRFRPLSFEVPKPLFPVAGVPMLQHHIEACIKVPNMKEILLIGFYQPNEELNRFLFNAQQEFKISIRYLQEYAALGTGGGIYHFRDQIVSGSPEAFFVLNADVCSAFPLTEMLSFQKEHGEPNNFVILGTTANRKQSMNYGCIVENEDTNEVLHYVEKPSTFVSDIINCGVYLFNPEIFQHIGAVFQKNQQDMLLYPYDGEEPTNGWHRAEAIRLEQDIFTALAGQGKLYVYKTLSFWSQIKSAGSAIYASRLYLNQYHTSHPERLATNKEGGPKISGNVYIHPTANIDPTAMLGPNVSIGTGVTIGAGVRVRESIILHGATLQDHCCVLNSIVGWDSTIGKWARVEGTPSDPNPNDPFAKIDSETLFRDGKLTPSITILGCNVTIPSEVIILNSIVLPHKDLNRGFKNQIIL; encoded by the exons ATGTTGAAGGCAGTCATTTTAATTGGGGGGCCCCAAAAAG GCACAAGATTCAGGCCGCTGTCGTTTGAAGTGCCCAAACCCTTGTTTCCAGTAGCCGGTGTCCCCATGCTTCAGCACCACATTGAAGCATGCATTAAG GTACCAAATATGAAGGAGATTTTGCTCATCGGCTTTTATCAGCCAAATGAAGAACTGAACAGATTCCTGTTCAATGCGCAGCAGGAGTTCAAAATTTCCATCAG GTACTTGCAGGAGTATGCAGCCCTGGGTACTGGAGGGGGCATCTATCACTTCAGAGATCAGATTGTCTCTGGCAGTCCAGAGGCTTTCTTTGTTCTGAATGCTGATGTTTGCTCAGCGTTTCCTCTCACAGAGATGCTCAGCTTCCAGAAAGAACATGGAGAACCAAACAACTTTGTCATCCTGGGGACAACG GCAAACAGGAAGCAGTCCATGAATTATGGCTGTATTGTGGAAAATGAAGACACAAATGAG GTCTTGCATTATGTGGAAAAGCCAAGCACGTTTGTGAGTGACATCATCAACTGTGGAGTATACCTCTTTAACCCCGAGATCTTTCAGCACATTGGTGCCGTCTTTCAGAAAAATCAGCAGGATATGTTGCT TTATCCATATGATGG AGAAGAGCCCACCAACGGCTGGCACCGAGCAGAGGCCATCAGGCTGGAGCAGGATATTTTCACTGCCCTGGCAGGACAGGGCAAACTCTATGTatataaaaccctcagtttctGGAGCCAGATTAAATCTGCAGG atctGCAATCTATGCCAGTCGATTGTACCTCAATCAGTATCACACAAGTCATCCTGAAAGACTGGCCACAAATAAGGAGGGAGGACCCAAAATAAGTG GTAATGTCTACATACATCCCACAGCCAACATTGATCCCACTGCCATG TTGGGACCCAACGTCTCAATTGGCACTGGTGTGACTATTGGAGCTGGTGTCAGAGTCCGAGAGTCCATCATTCTCCATGGTGCAACTCTACAG GATCACTGCTGTGTGTTGAACAGTATTGTGGGATGGGATAGTACCATTGGAAAGTGGGCAAGAGTAGAAGGAACCCCAAGTGACCCAAATCCAAATGATCCATTTGCAAAGATTGACAGCGAAACTCTCTTCAGAGATGGAAAACTCACACCTTCCATTACTATTCTCG
- the gmppaa gene encoding mannose-1-phosphate guanyltransferase alpha-A isoform X2, which translates to MLKAVILIGGPQKGTRFRPLSFEVPKPLFPVAGVPMLQHHIEACIKVPNMKEILLIGFYQPNEELNRFLFNAQQEFKISIRYLQEYAALGTGGGIYHFRDQIVSGSPEAFFVLNADVCSAFPLTEMLSFQKEHGEPNNFVILGTTANRKQSMNYGCIVENEDTNEVLHYVEKPSTFVSDIINCGVYLFNPEIFQHIGAVFQKNQQDMLLEEPTNGWHRAEAIRLEQDIFTALAGQGKLYVYKTLSFWSQIKSAGSAIYASRLYLNQYHTSHPERLATNKEGGPKISGNVYIHPTANIDPTAMLGPNVSIGTGVTIGAGVRVRESIILHGATLQDHCCVLNSIVGWDSTIGKWARVEGTPSDPNPNDPFAKIDSETLFRDGKLTPSITILGCNVTIPSEVIILNSIVLPHKDLNRGFKNQIIL; encoded by the exons ATGTTGAAGGCAGTCATTTTAATTGGGGGGCCCCAAAAAG GCACAAGATTCAGGCCGCTGTCGTTTGAAGTGCCCAAACCCTTGTTTCCAGTAGCCGGTGTCCCCATGCTTCAGCACCACATTGAAGCATGCATTAAG GTACCAAATATGAAGGAGATTTTGCTCATCGGCTTTTATCAGCCAAATGAAGAACTGAACAGATTCCTGTTCAATGCGCAGCAGGAGTTCAAAATTTCCATCAG GTACTTGCAGGAGTATGCAGCCCTGGGTACTGGAGGGGGCATCTATCACTTCAGAGATCAGATTGTCTCTGGCAGTCCAGAGGCTTTCTTTGTTCTGAATGCTGATGTTTGCTCAGCGTTTCCTCTCACAGAGATGCTCAGCTTCCAGAAAGAACATGGAGAACCAAACAACTTTGTCATCCTGGGGACAACG GCAAACAGGAAGCAGTCCATGAATTATGGCTGTATTGTGGAAAATGAAGACACAAATGAG GTCTTGCATTATGTGGAAAAGCCAAGCACGTTTGTGAGTGACATCATCAACTGTGGAGTATACCTCTTTAACCCCGAGATCTTTCAGCACATTGGTGCCGTCTTTCAGAAAAATCAGCAGGATATGTTGCT AGAAGAGCCCACCAACGGCTGGCACCGAGCAGAGGCCATCAGGCTGGAGCAGGATATTTTCACTGCCCTGGCAGGACAGGGCAAACTCTATGTatataaaaccctcagtttctGGAGCCAGATTAAATCTGCAGG atctGCAATCTATGCCAGTCGATTGTACCTCAATCAGTATCACACAAGTCATCCTGAAAGACTGGCCACAAATAAGGAGGGAGGACCCAAAATAAGTG GTAATGTCTACATACATCCCACAGCCAACATTGATCCCACTGCCATG TTGGGACCCAACGTCTCAATTGGCACTGGTGTGACTATTGGAGCTGGTGTCAGAGTCCGAGAGTCCATCATTCTCCATGGTGCAACTCTACAG GATCACTGCTGTGTGTTGAACAGTATTGTGGGATGGGATAGTACCATTGGAAAGTGGGCAAGAGTAGAAGGAACCCCAAGTGACCCAAATCCAAATGATCCATTTGCAAAGATTGACAGCGAAACTCTCTTCAGAGATGGAAAACTCACACCTTCCATTACTATTCTCG
- the pnkd gene encoding probable hydrolase PNKD — MALPDWMVTLVAAASLFCFLCLCVRYRRTAKVIWRKFVSKIMARTEKPLFRIAYTLYTRTRLGYMYYKRQMRKAREHYPAGHSTSYPMEFSGIKIIPISVLSDNYSYLIIDTASSVAVVVDPADPQTVQSVLEEEGVILEAILCTHKHWDHSGGNKGLKRLHSSCRVYGNAADNIPGLTHPLSHKDSVIVGRMHFKALFTPGHTVGHMIYFLDGQAVGAPSSLFSGDLVFLSGCGRMFEGSATTMLSSLDTVGSLSDDTLLWPGHEYAEDNLLFAAEVEPRNAARENKYQWVLQRRGQKLCTCPSTLGEEKQYNPFLRSHSAELHVALGVQQLQDEDWTQFRARVLEELRKRKDFYNRR, encoded by the exons ATGGCGCTTCCCGACTGGATGGTAACACTGGTGGCCGCTGCATCCCTCTTCTGTttcttatgtttgtgtgtgcgttaCAGGCGAACCGCAAAAGTCATTTGGAGGAAATTCGTTAGCAAGATAATGGCCCGCACGGAGAAGCCGTTGTTCCGAATCGC ctacACACTTTATACTAGGACAAGACTTGGCTACATGTACTACAAGAGGCAAATGAGAAAAGCCAGGGAGCACTACCCTGCTGGACATTCAACATCTTATCCTATGGAGTTCAGTG GTATTAAGATAATTCCCATCTCCGTGTTGTCTGACAACTACAGCTACCTTATAATTGACACAGCGTCCAGTGTTGCAGTTGTTGTAGACCCTGCAGACCCTCAGACAGTTCAG TCAGTCCTTGAAGAAGAGGGAGTGATATTAGAAGCTATCTTGTGCACACACAAGCACTG GGACCACAGTGGGGGAAACAAAGGGCTGAAAAGGCTCCACAGCTCATGTCGAGTGTATGGAAACGCAGCTGATAACATTCCTGGTCTCACACA CCCCCTCTCACACAAGGACTCAGTAATAGTTGGTCGAATGCACTTTAAGGCCCTTTTCACTCCTGGACACACAGTCGGGCACATGATCTACTTCCTGGATGGCCAAGCGGTTGGTGCTCCTTCCAGCCTCTTCTCTGGTGACCTGGTGTTCCTCTCTGGGTGTG GGAGGATGTTTGAGGGCAGTGCCACAACAATGCTGTCATCTCTGGACACAGTTGGCTCCTTAAGTGATGACACTCTATTATGGCCTG GTCATGAGTATGCAGAGGACAACTTGCTCTTTGCTGCTGAGGTTGAGCCACGTAACGCTGCCAGGGAAAACAAATATCAGTGGGTTCTGCAGCGCCGGGGCCAGAAGCTTTGTACG TGTCCCTCCACTCTTGGTGAAGAGAAGCAGTACAACCCTTTCCTGCGTAGCCACTCTGCGGAGCTCCATGTGGCCCTGGGGGTCCAGCAGCTCCAGGATGAGGACTGGACCCAGTTCAGAGCGCGAGTGCTGGAGGAGCTACGGAAACGCAAAGACTTCTACAACAGGAGATAG